Proteins co-encoded in one Bacillus paramycoides genomic window:
- a CDS encoding ABC transporter ATP-binding protein, which produces MSKAVVELKDLQTHFQTEEGTVKAVNHVSFAVREGETVCVVGESGCGKSVTALSIMGLIAESGSVVGGDILYEGKSLLEMKEKELRSLRGNDIAMIFQEPMTSLNPVFTVGEQIVETLREHELLSKNEAYKKAIELIRKVDIARADKIVHSYPHELSGGMLQRIMIAVALSCNPKLLIADEPTTALDVTIQAQILDLLRQIKKEFKTSILLITHDLGVVAEMADYVVVMYGGKVIEEAPVLEIFQNPKHPYTKGLLKSKPVMGKRIDKLYSIPGQVPNLVGLDEFCYFSGRCEHCMEVCKEEAPNLNVHDENHKVACWLYEERAGQ; this is translated from the coding sequence ATGAGTAAAGCGGTAGTAGAGCTGAAAGATTTACAAACACATTTCCAAACGGAGGAAGGGACAGTAAAGGCTGTAAACCATGTTAGTTTTGCTGTTCGAGAAGGGGAAACGGTTTGTGTTGTAGGTGAATCGGGTTGCGGGAAAAGTGTAACAGCTTTATCTATTATGGGACTTATTGCTGAATCAGGCAGTGTAGTAGGTGGGGATATTTTATATGAAGGAAAAAGTCTTTTAGAAATGAAAGAGAAAGAGCTTCGTAGTTTACGAGGGAATGATATTGCGATGATTTTCCAAGAACCGATGACATCGCTAAATCCAGTTTTTACTGTAGGAGAACAAATTGTAGAGACGTTAAGGGAGCATGAACTGCTTAGTAAAAATGAAGCATATAAGAAGGCAATTGAGTTAATTCGTAAAGTCGACATAGCTCGTGCGGATAAAATCGTCCATTCTTATCCACACGAACTGAGCGGTGGTATGTTACAACGTATTATGATTGCTGTTGCACTTAGTTGTAATCCTAAGTTATTAATTGCTGATGAACCGACAACGGCTCTTGATGTTACGATTCAAGCTCAAATATTAGATTTATTAAGGCAAATAAAAAAGGAATTTAAAACATCCATTTTATTAATTACACATGATTTAGGCGTTGTAGCAGAAATGGCTGATTACGTTGTCGTTATGTATGGCGGGAAAGTTATTGAAGAAGCACCGGTACTAGAGATATTCCAAAATCCGAAACACCCATATACGAAAGGATTGTTGAAATCAAAACCAGTGATGGGAAAACGAATAGATAAACTATATTCTATTCCAGGGCAAGTTCCTAATTTAGTTGGTTTGGATGAGTTTTGCTACTTTAGCGGTCGTTGTGAGCATTGTATGGAAGTATGTAAAGAAGAAGCACCAAATTTGAATGTACATGATGAAAATCATAAAGTAGCTTGCTGGTTATATGAGGAGCGTGCGGGACAATGA
- a CDS encoding ABC transporter ATP-binding protein translates to MSEPLLEVKNLKTYFPIKGGIFSRTVGHVKAVDGVSFTINKGEVFGLVGESGSGKTTIGKTILRLVQKTEGEVRFKGQDVHSLSKEELRKHRPNMQLVFQDPFSSLNPRMRIGEALGEPMLAHGLATKENVREKVTEVLELCGLAPYHIDRYPHEFSGGQRQRIVIARAMVLNPEFIVADEPVAALDVSIQAQIINLFSELQEKKGLSYLFISHDLSVVEHLCTKIGIMYLGTIVETAPRDELFTNPLHPYTKALLSAVPIPDPTVKRERIILEGDIPSPANPPSGCRFHTRCPFATDVCKKTVPEFRHAGAEHFVACHHV, encoded by the coding sequence ATGAGTGAACCATTATTAGAAGTAAAAAACTTAAAAACATATTTTCCAATTAAAGGCGGCATATTTAGTAGAACGGTTGGACATGTAAAAGCAGTTGATGGGGTAAGTTTTACTATTAATAAAGGCGAAGTATTCGGCCTCGTTGGTGAATCGGGAAGCGGAAAAACAACGATAGGAAAAACAATTTTACGTCTCGTCCAAAAAACGGAAGGGGAAGTGAGGTTTAAAGGGCAAGATGTTCACTCTTTATCTAAGGAAGAATTGAGAAAACATCGTCCTAATATGCAACTGGTCTTCCAAGATCCATTTAGCTCATTAAATCCGAGAATGAGAATTGGGGAAGCGCTTGGTGAACCGATGTTAGCTCACGGATTAGCGACGAAAGAAAATGTTCGTGAAAAAGTGACAGAAGTATTAGAATTATGTGGCTTAGCCCCATATCATATTGACCGGTACCCTCATGAATTTTCGGGTGGACAACGTCAACGTATCGTTATCGCAAGAGCTATGGTATTAAACCCAGAATTTATTGTAGCTGACGAACCTGTGGCAGCACTAGATGTATCTATTCAAGCACAGATCATTAATTTATTTAGTGAGTTACAGGAGAAAAAGGGACTATCTTATTTGTTCATTTCACATGATTTAAGCGTGGTAGAGCATTTATGTACGAAGATTGGAATTATGTATTTAGGTACGATTGTGGAGACAGCACCGCGTGATGAGTTATTTACCAATCCGCTACATCCTTATACGAAAGCGTTATTATCAGCTGTTCCAATACCAGATCCAACAGTAAAGCGAGAACGAATTATACTAGAAGGGGATATTCCAAGTCCAGCAAATCCACCTTCAGGTTGTCGTTTTCATACACGTTGCCCATTTGCAACGGATGTTTGTAAAAAAACAGTACCAGAATTTCGTCATGCTGGTGCAGAGCACTTTGTTGCTTGTCATCATGTATAA
- a CDS encoding Cof-type HAD-IIB family hydrolase: MKLIALDMDGTLLSSNLEISKENLQAIQTAKEAGHIVMICSGRAKEDALKLLEEYKLSLPVGASNGAIVYVDGKVINSRCLQNDKVYKLAKLLESEGFPYKLYTNKGVYSPYTWQDQVMQAFEENKHALDVTLEELERITEKQKKSNLITDFQKIEDVVNNPELEISKFFILTFNAGHRAQLLSMLQEDTDIMVTASAPTNLEIMDKNGHKGNGLKQMAAHFNIPIEDTVAIGDNFNDVPMLQVAGLSVAMGNAEEDVKKLCDVVTLTNNEHGVAHAIEQFVLKQTSSSK, from the coding sequence TTGAAATTAATCGCATTAGATATGGATGGTACACTACTATCATCTAATCTTGAAATCTCCAAAGAGAACTTACAAGCTATCCAAACTGCAAAAGAGGCTGGTCATATTGTCATGATTTGTTCTGGCCGTGCAAAAGAGGATGCTTTGAAATTATTGGAAGAGTATAAACTATCTCTTCCAGTTGGAGCGAGCAATGGGGCAATTGTTTATGTGGATGGAAAAGTAATTAACTCGCGTTGTTTACAAAACGATAAAGTATACAAGCTTGCAAAATTACTAGAATCTGAGGGTTTTCCCTATAAACTATATACGAATAAAGGAGTTTATTCTCCATATACATGGCAAGATCAAGTCATGCAAGCGTTCGAAGAAAACAAGCATGCACTAGATGTTACACTTGAGGAACTTGAAAGAATTACAGAAAAACAAAAGAAATCAAACTTAATTACTGATTTCCAAAAGATTGAAGATGTTGTAAATAATCCAGAATTAGAAATATCTAAATTCTTCATTTTGACATTTAATGCAGGGCATCGCGCACAGCTATTAAGTATGTTACAAGAAGACACTGATATTATGGTTACAGCATCTGCTCCTACTAATTTAGAAATTATGGATAAGAATGGACATAAAGGAAATGGACTGAAACAAATGGCAGCCCATTTTAATATACCAATTGAAGATACAGTTGCTATCGGTGACAATTTTAACGATGTACCCATGTTACAAGTAGCTGGTTTATCAGTTGCAATGGGAAACGCTGAAGAAGATGTAAAAAAACTATGTGATGTTGTAACATTAACAAACAATGAACATGGTGTTGCTCATGCAATCGAGCAATTTGTATTAAAACAAACTTCATCTAGTAAATAA
- a CDS encoding DUF3948 family protein yields MKEQVLQVTKGDFVGSASGAVVLTALIVFLSSVLV; encoded by the coding sequence ATGAAAGAGCAAGTATTACAAGTAACAAAAGGTGACTTCGTAGGATCAGCAAGTGGAGCAGTAGTATTAACAGCGTTAATCGTATTTCTATCAAGCGTATTAGTATAA
- a CDS encoding DUF3948 family protein yields MKEQVLQVTKGDFVGSASGAVVLTALIVFLSSVLV; encoded by the coding sequence ATGAAAGAGCAAGTATTACAAGTAACAAAGGGTGATTTCGTAGGATCAGCAAGTGGAGCGGTAGTATTAACAGCATTAATCGTATTTTTATCAAGCGTGTTAGTATAA
- a CDS encoding DUF3948 family protein, with protein MKNMKEQVLQVTKGDFVGSASGAVVLTALIVFLSSVLV; from the coding sequence ATGAAAAATATGAAAGAGCAAGTATTACAAGTAACAAAAGGTGACTTCGTAGGATCAGCAAGTGGAGCGGTAGTATTAACAGCATTAATCGTATTTCTATCAAGCGTGTTAGTATAA
- a CDS encoding DUF3948 family protein, with protein MKNMKEQVLQVTKGDFVGSASGAVVLTALIVFLSSVLV; from the coding sequence ATGAAAAATATGAAAGAGCAAGTATTACAAGTAACAAAAGGTGACTTCGTAGGATCAGCAAGTGGAGCAGTAGTATTAACAGCATTAATCGTATTTCTATCAAGTGTATTAGTGTAA
- a CDS encoding DUF3948 family protein — translation MRNMNSEQVLQVTKTDLLGSLGGAVVLTSLILFLAKVLV, via the coding sequence ATGAGGAATATGAACAGTGAACAAGTGTTACAAGTAACAAAAACAGATTTATTAGGATCATTAGGTGGAGCGGTAGTATTAACATCATTGATTCTATTTCTTGCAAAAGTATTAGTATGA
- the hppD gene encoding 4-hydroxyphenylpyruvate dioxygenase encodes MKQKSMDTLAAQMEDFFPVRDVDHLEFYVGNAKQSSYYLARAFGFKIVAYSGLETGNREKVSYVLVQKNMRFVVSGALSSDNRIAEFVKTHGDGVKDVALLVDDVDKAYSEAVKRGAVAIAPPVELTDENGTLKKAVIGTYGDTIHTLVERKNYKGTFMPGFQKAEFDIPFEESGLIAVDHVVGNVEKMEEWVSYYENVMGFKQMIHFDDDDISTEYSALMSKVMTNGSRIKFPINEPADGKRKSQIQEYLEFYNGAGVQHLALLTNDIVKTVEALRENGVEFLDTPDTYYDELTARVGKIDEEIDRLKELKILVDRDDEGYLLQIFTKPIVDRPTLFIEIIQRKGSRGFGEGNFKALFESIEREQERRGNL; translated from the coding sequence ATGAAACAAAAATCTATGGATACGCTAGCTGCACAAATGGAGGACTTTTTTCCAGTACGTGATGTAGATCATTTGGAATTTTACGTAGGAAATGCAAAGCAATCAAGTTATTACCTTGCGAGAGCATTCGGGTTCAAAATTGTGGCTTACTCTGGATTGGAAACTGGTAACCGTGAAAAAGTATCTTATGTTCTTGTGCAAAAAAATATGCGTTTCGTTGTGTCTGGAGCTTTAAGTAGCGACAATCGTATTGCAGAGTTTGTAAAGACTCATGGTGATGGTGTAAAAGATGTGGCATTACTTGTTGACGATGTTGATAAAGCATACTCAGAAGCTGTGAAACGTGGTGCCGTCGCAATTGCTCCACCTGTAGAGTTAACAGACGAGAACGGTACATTGAAAAAAGCAGTTATTGGTACGTATGGTGATACAATTCACACGCTTGTAGAGCGTAAAAATTATAAAGGAACATTTATGCCAGGATTCCAAAAGGCAGAGTTTGATATTCCATTTGAAGAGTCAGGTTTAATTGCTGTAGACCATGTAGTTGGTAATGTTGAAAAAATGGAAGAGTGGGTTAGTTATTACGAGAACGTTATGGGCTTTAAACAAATGATCCATTTTGATGATGATGATATTAGTACAGAGTATTCAGCGCTAATGTCGAAAGTTATGACAAATGGAAGTCGTATTAAGTTCCCTATTAATGAGCCAGCAGATGGAAAGAGAAAATCACAAATTCAAGAATATTTAGAGTTCTACAATGGAGCAGGTGTACAACATCTTGCTTTATTAACGAATGACATTGTTAAAACAGTAGAAGCGCTTCGTGAAAATGGTGTGGAGTTTTTAGATACACCAGATACTTATTATGATGAGTTAACTGCACGAGTTGGGAAAATTGATGAAGAAATTGATAGGTTAAAAGAATTAAAGATTTTAGTAGATCGCGATGATGAAGGTTATTTACTACAAATCTTTACGAAACCAATTGTAGATCGTCCAACTCTATTTATTGAAATCATTCAACGTAAAGGTTCTCGCGGATTTGGAGAAGGAAACTTTAAAGCATTATTCGAATCGATTGAAAGAGAACAAGAGCGTCGCGGAAATTTATAA
- a CDS encoding fumarylacetoacetate hydrolase family protein — MKFVTFRLPSKEMRAGWLEGDKVIDINLASDGKLPSSMFAFLEKADEYVEVLRNIKNPEKGIYSLEEVQLAAAIPNPSSIRDFYAFEQHVKTARGRRGLDVVPEWYDFPVFYFTNHRAVIGPDDFVISPKKSKKLDYELEIACVIGKEGRNISREQAEEYIFGYCIMNDWSARDLQATEMKVGLGPAKGKDFATSLGAQLVTKEELDVYRNGDRHELEMTAHVNGKLLSKGNFQDIYYTFAEMIERASEDVTLYPGDVIGSGTIGTGCILELGTEEWLQDGDVVELTITGLGTLRNTVKKEMEAGDGHVLSSHGGATS, encoded by the coding sequence ATGAAATTTGTTACATTTCGTCTTCCTTCGAAAGAAATGCGAGCTGGATGGCTTGAAGGTGACAAAGTAATTGATATAAATCTTGCTAGTGATGGGAAATTACCTTCTTCTATGTTCGCCTTTTTAGAGAAAGCGGATGAGTATGTAGAAGTATTACGTAATATTAAGAATCCGGAAAAGGGGATATATTCCTTAGAGGAAGTACAATTAGCGGCGGCAATTCCTAATCCGAGTAGTATTCGGGATTTTTACGCGTTTGAACAGCATGTAAAAACAGCTCGTGGCCGAAGAGGGTTAGATGTTGTACCTGAATGGTACGATTTCCCGGTTTTTTATTTTACGAACCATCGTGCTGTAATTGGTCCGGATGATTTTGTAATCAGTCCGAAGAAATCTAAAAAACTTGATTATGAGTTAGAGATTGCTTGCGTAATTGGGAAAGAAGGAAGAAATATTTCTCGTGAGCAAGCAGAGGAATACATTTTTGGTTATTGTATTATGAATGACTGGAGTGCAAGGGACTTACAAGCGACAGAAATGAAGGTAGGACTCGGCCCGGCAAAAGGAAAAGATTTTGCGACTTCATTAGGAGCACAGCTTGTTACGAAAGAGGAACTAGATGTTTATCGTAACGGTGATCGTCATGAGTTAGAGATGACTGCTCATGTGAATGGAAAGCTATTATCAAAGGGGAACTTCCAAGACATTTACTATACATTTGCTGAAATGATTGAACGTGCTTCAGAAGACGTTACGTTATATCCAGGCGATGTGATTGGTTCTGGGACAATAGGAACAGGTTGTATTTTAGAACTGGGCACGGAAGAGTGGCTGCAAGATGGAGATGTTGTAGAACTTACGATTACTGGTTTAGGTACATTACGTAATACGGTCAAAAAAGAAATGGAAGCAGGTGATGGGCATGTTTTATCGTCACATGGGGGAGCTACCTCATAA
- a CDS encoding homogentisate 1,2-dioxygenase, which produces MFYRHMGELPHKRHVQFRKKDGSLYREQVMGTKGFSGTQSILYHYYMPTEVGHAALSHSCQLQYEEDVALAHRHFRTKENKKTGDAVSGRNFMLGNEDLLIGVVNPTEKMDYFYRNGDGDEILFVHYGTGKIETMFGTIHYRKGDYVTIPIGTIYRVIPDEGETKFLVVEANSQITTPRRYRNEYGQLLEHSPFCERDIRGPEKLETYDEKGDFVVMTKSRGYMHKHVLGHHPLDVVGWDGYLYPWVFNIEDFEPITGRIHQPPPVHQTFEGHNFVICSFVPRLYDYHPESIPAPYYHSNVNSDEVLYYVEGNFMSRKGVEEGSITLHPSGIPHGPHPGKTEGSIGKKETLELAVMIDTFRPLRIVKQAHETEDEKYMYSWIEEGSHTVK; this is translated from the coding sequence ATGTTTTATCGTCACATGGGGGAGCTACCTCATAAACGACATGTACAATTCCGTAAAAAGGATGGATCGCTCTATCGCGAACAAGTAATGGGAACGAAAGGTTTTTCTGGTACGCAATCTATTTTGTACCATTATTATATGCCAACGGAAGTAGGTCATGCGGCATTATCTCATTCTTGTCAGTTGCAGTATGAAGAAGATGTAGCTCTTGCTCATCGGCATTTTCGCACGAAAGAAAATAAAAAAACTGGCGATGCAGTAAGTGGAAGAAACTTTATGCTTGGGAATGAGGATTTATTAATTGGAGTAGTGAATCCAACAGAAAAGATGGATTATTTCTACCGTAATGGTGATGGCGATGAAATATTATTTGTTCATTACGGAACAGGGAAAATTGAAACGATGTTTGGAACGATTCACTATCGAAAAGGTGATTATGTAACGATTCCAATTGGAACAATCTATCGTGTTATTCCAGATGAAGGGGAGACTAAGTTTCTTGTTGTAGAGGCAAATAGTCAAATTACAACGCCGCGTCGCTATCGTAATGAATACGGACAATTGTTAGAGCATAGTCCGTTTTGTGAGAGAGACATTCGTGGTCCTGAAAAATTAGAGACGTATGATGAAAAAGGTGATTTTGTCGTAATGACAAAGTCGCGAGGATATATGCATAAACATGTTTTAGGACACCATCCGTTAGATGTTGTTGGTTGGGATGGCTATTTATATCCGTGGGTCTTTAATATAGAGGACTTTGAACCAATCACAGGTCGTATTCATCAGCCACCTCCAGTACATCAAACGTTCGAAGGTCACAATTTCGTTATTTGCTCTTTCGTACCACGTTTATACGACTATCATCCAGAATCTATTCCAGCACCATATTATCATAGTAACGTGAATAGTGATGAAGTACTGTACTATGTAGAAGGAAACTTTATGAGCCGGAAAGGTGTGGAAGAAGGTTCTATTACACTTCATCCGAGCGGAATTCCGCATGGACCACATCCTGGGAAAACAGAGGGAAGTATAGGGAAGAAAGAAACACTTGAACTAGCTGTTATGATAGACACATTCCGTCCGCTTCGTATTGTAAAACAAGCACATGAAACAGAAGATGAAAAGTATATGTATAGCTGGATTGAAGAAGGTTCACATACTGTGAAATAG
- a CDS encoding amino acid permease, with protein MKQIFQKKPLAKLMQESKQKTLARTLGALDLTMLGIGAIVGTGIFVLTGVVAAKHSGPAIILSFAIAALACAFAAFCYAEFASSVPVSGSVYTYTYATMGEVFAFLIGWDLMLEYLLATSAVANGWSAYFQSLLKGFGIHIPTILSSAPGTGKGGIIDLPAVLIILVMTVLLSRGVRESARVNNVMVFIKIAVVLIFIFAGFNYVKPENWTPFMPFGLDGVMAGAATVFFAFIGFDAVSTAAEEVKRPQRDLPIGIIASLLICTVLYIVVSLILTGIVPYGQLNISDPVAFALQFIGQDGLAGVISVGAITGITTVMLVMMYGQVRVSYAMSRDGLLPKRLAKVHPKFKTPFLNTWTTGIIAALISGLIDLNVLAHLVNMGTLSAFALVAVAVIVMRRTHPDLPRAFKAPLVPFLPALTVIFCLYLMLQLSGTAWISFGIWMVIGIAVYFLYSRKHSALNNSKDEDDVANL; from the coding sequence ATGAAGCAAATTTTTCAAAAGAAGCCTCTTGCAAAATTAATGCAAGAAAGTAAGCAAAAGACGTTAGCAAGAACATTGGGCGCATTGGATTTAACTATGCTTGGAATTGGGGCAATTGTTGGAACTGGTATTTTCGTTCTAACGGGCGTGGTAGCAGCGAAACATTCTGGACCAGCTATTATATTATCGTTTGCGATAGCCGCGTTAGCTTGTGCCTTTGCTGCATTTTGTTATGCTGAATTTGCTTCCTCAGTTCCTGTCTCAGGCAGTGTGTATACGTACACATATGCGACGATGGGAGAAGTATTCGCGTTTTTAATTGGATGGGACTTAATGCTTGAATATTTACTTGCTACATCTGCTGTGGCAAACGGTTGGTCCGCTTATTTCCAATCTTTATTAAAGGGATTTGGAATTCATATCCCTACCATTCTCTCCTCAGCCCCTGGTACAGGAAAGGGTGGAATAATTGATTTACCTGCAGTTCTAATTATTTTAGTGATGACAGTTCTTTTATCTAGAGGTGTTCGTGAAAGTGCACGTGTAAATAATGTGATGGTATTTATTAAAATAGCAGTCGTTCTTATTTTTATCTTTGCTGGTTTTAATTATGTGAAACCTGAAAACTGGACGCCTTTTATGCCATTTGGCTTAGATGGTGTCATGGCTGGAGCTGCTACAGTGTTCTTTGCATTCATAGGGTTTGATGCAGTTTCAACGGCAGCAGAAGAAGTGAAACGTCCACAACGTGATTTACCAATTGGCATTATTGCATCTTTATTAATTTGTACGGTTCTTTATATTGTTGTTTCACTTATTTTGACAGGAATTGTTCCATACGGTCAGCTAAATATATCAGATCCAGTTGCTTTTGCACTTCAATTTATTGGACAAGATGGTTTAGCGGGAGTGATTTCGGTAGGAGCAATTACAGGGATCACAACAGTAATGTTAGTTATGATGTATGGGCAAGTACGTGTTTCGTATGCAATGAGTAGAGATGGATTATTGCCGAAGCGTCTTGCTAAAGTTCACCCTAAATTTAAAACACCGTTTTTAAATACATGGACAACGGGAATTATTGCAGCACTTATTTCAGGATTAATAGATTTAAATGTATTGGCGCATCTTGTAAATATGGGGACTTTATCAGCCTTTGCACTTGTAGCTGTTGCTGTTATTGTAATGAGAAGAACTCATCCTGATTTACCAAGAGCATTTAAGGCGCCGCTTGTACCATTTTTACCAGCGTTAACGGTAATTTTTTGTTTATACTTAATGCTTCAATTATCCGGAACAGCTTGGATTAGTTTTGGTATATGGATGGTTATCGGTATTGCGGTTTACTTCTTATATAGCCGAAAACATAGTGCTTTAAATAATAGTAAAGACGAAGACGATGTAGCAAATTTATAA
- a CDS encoding MDR family MFS transporter has protein sequence MKNTWRELREMDRNVWIRFIGETLNGIAMMMLMPFFALYLKDKVDSLLQVGVIMALSPIAASFGSIIGGRIADIYGRKPIMIFSMTSNAVLMLGFLFIEGFIPYAILSVFLGLSNSLFHPAASAMVADVTAPEKRTEAYGLLRMGHNIGAAIGPIMGASVVMLSKNLVFIIASSTMLFYALLVFILIQETMPKSTNKEENKEKESGAVWKIVLRDKALMIYLLAGIIISMGFSQTEGMLPLHFDNEMKDIFGTNNPYPYLMALNGLLVVLFQFHISKWATDKPVGKTMLYGACLFGIGLFFIGWLPKWFGEFDANVTVILITLMLVYAIYTLGEMIMSPVQMTFVANLAPEHLRGTYMGAASLQWITGSAFGPLLGGFLLDQLLGHLLFTILAVGCVVAGIVYVSLDRLVEQRQKSTLTKQSS, from the coding sequence ATGAAAAACACGTGGCGTGAGTTAAGGGAGATGGACCGTAACGTATGGATACGATTTATTGGTGAGACGTTAAATGGAATTGCAATGATGATGTTGATGCCTTTTTTTGCATTATATTTAAAAGATAAGGTAGATTCATTATTACAGGTTGGAGTTATTATGGCGCTTTCTCCAATTGCTGCAAGCTTTGGATCAATTATAGGGGGAAGAATTGCTGATATATATGGAAGAAAGCCGATTATGATATTTTCGATGACGAGTAATGCGGTATTAATGCTCGGTTTTTTATTTATAGAAGGATTTATTCCTTATGCGATTTTATCTGTTTTTTTAGGATTAAGTAATTCGTTATTTCATCCAGCTGCATCAGCGATGGTTGCGGATGTAACAGCGCCAGAAAAAAGAACAGAAGCATATGGTTTACTACGAATGGGGCACAATATAGGTGCAGCAATTGGCCCAATAATGGGCGCTTCGGTAGTTATGTTGTCGAAGAACCTCGTGTTTATTATTGCCTCGTCTACGATGTTATTTTATGCATTACTTGTATTCATTCTTATTCAAGAGACAATGCCAAAGAGTACGAATAAAGAAGAGAATAAAGAAAAGGAATCAGGAGCAGTGTGGAAAATTGTATTGCGAGATAAGGCATTAATGATTTATTTATTAGCAGGTATCATTATTTCGATGGGATTTTCTCAAACAGAAGGCATGTTGCCACTGCACTTTGATAATGAAATGAAGGATATTTTTGGAACTAACAATCCATACCCATATTTAATGGCGCTAAACGGATTATTAGTTGTGTTGTTCCAATTTCACATTTCAAAATGGGCCACAGATAAACCTGTCGGAAAGACGATGTTATATGGTGCATGTTTGTTTGGGATTGGATTATTTTTTATAGGGTGGTTACCGAAGTGGTTTGGGGAATTTGATGCGAATGTTACAGTTATTTTAATAACACTCATGCTTGTGTATGCCATATATACGTTAGGTGAGATGATTATGTCGCCTGTACAGATGACGTTTGTAGCAAATTTAGCTCCTGAGCATTTGAGAGGGACTTATATGGGAGCTGCGAGTTTGCAGTGGATTACAGGAAGCGCATTCGGTCCACTGCTTGGAGGTTTTTTATTAGATCAATTACTTGGCCACTTGCTATTTACAATTTTAGCTGTAGGATGTGTAGTTGCAGGTATTGTATATGTTTCTTTAGATCGTCTCGTTGAACAAAGGCAAAAGAGCACACTGACCAAACAATCTTCTTAA
- a CDS encoding D-alanine--D-alanine ligase, with product MTKIKLGLLYGGKSAEHQVSLQTALAAIKALNQDKFEIHPIYITEQGQWVRGERIAGEVTDVEVLKMSGAENAISPLSLSTEIIPSAGSEENAIDVIFPLLHGPNGEDGTVQGLLELMNIPYVGNGVLASAAGMDKVVMKNIFAEAGLKQAKYASFIRSAWEKDRETAYEKVEEVLGYPCFVKPANLGSSVGINKCKNREELENAFEEAFQFDRKIIVEENIVGREVEVGVLGNDEPKCSVVGEIVPKKDFYDYKSKYIDGDTALIIPAEMTEEESNVIKRDAIVAFQSLDGAGLTRADFFLTEDGEVYINEVNTMPGFTPFSMFPLLWQHTGLPYPELIEELIRLAIDRHEEKQKIKYTI from the coding sequence GTGACAAAAATTAAATTAGGTTTATTATATGGTGGAAAATCAGCTGAGCATCAAGTTTCGCTACAAACGGCTCTTGCTGCTATTAAAGCATTAAATCAAGATAAATTCGAGATTCATCCAATTTATATTACAGAACAAGGTCAATGGGTTCGTGGTGAGCGTATTGCAGGTGAAGTAACAGATGTTGAAGTTCTAAAAATGAGCGGTGCAGAAAATGCGATTTCTCCGTTATCATTAAGTACAGAAATCATTCCATCTGCAGGTTCTGAGGAAAATGCCATCGACGTTATTTTCCCATTACTACATGGACCAAATGGTGAAGATGGAACGGTTCAAGGATTATTAGAATTAATGAACATTCCTTATGTAGGAAATGGTGTTCTAGCATCTGCAGCTGGTATGGATAAAGTTGTTATGAAAAACATCTTTGCAGAAGCTGGATTGAAACAAGCGAAATATGCATCATTCATTCGTAGCGCATGGGAAAAAGATCGTGAAACAGCATATGAAAAGGTAGAAGAAGTATTAGGATACCCTTGCTTCGTAAAACCAGCAAACCTTGGTTCAAGTGTTGGTATTAATAAGTGTAAAAATCGTGAAGAACTTGAGAATGCATTTGAAGAGGCATTCCAATTTGACCGTAAAATTATTGTAGAAGAAAATATCGTTGGACGTGAAGTAGAAGTTGGGGTACTAGGTAATGATGAGCCGAAATGTTCAGTTGTAGGTGAAATCGTACCGAAAAAAGACTTCTATGATTATAAGTCGAAATACATCGATGGTGATACAGCGTTAATTATTCCAGCTGAAATGACAGAAGAAGAGTCTAATGTTATTAAACGAGATGCGATTGTTGCATTCCAATCGTTAGATGGTGCTGGCTTAACAAGAGCTGATTTCTTCTTAACGGAAGATGGAGAAGTATATATTAATGAAGTGAATACGATGCCTGGATTTACGCCGTTTAGTATGTTCCCTCTACTATGGCAACATACTGGATTACCGTATCCGGAATTAATTGAAGAGCTAATTCGTTTAGCAATTGATCGTCACGAAGAAAAACAAAAAATTAAATATACAATCTAA